The Verrucomicrobiota bacterium genome includes a window with the following:
- a CDS encoding HEAT repeat domain-containing protein — MKTTTKVWLGAGAVLALVVALIGYKIKTAEPSYQGKSLSEWLGECNPYEVPSVDGSYPSTNNAFASAMRAMGTNSLPILIEWLPPRNPTVQNWLIKANNKQDFIRLPTGSDPRTSSYQAVAAIAALGPSAKPAIPQLVELLNHTNVTVYATAALVAIGPEAHPVILQALRHTNSAVRVAVIWGLGQMPGDKEFAVPSLISLLNDNDTGVRRRAAFLIGCIQRKPEITIPALLKAFPDPDPHVSSHLAFALSRFGTNAVAALPALRQLQAQTNLDFIEQFYIKNALRKISPSEYPPATNIVRTRRGRTAQPAPKTEPAPQ, encoded by the coding sequence ATGAAAACCACGACGAAAGTATGGCTGGGCGCAGGCGCGGTGCTCGCTCTCGTCGTGGCGTTGATCGGCTACAAAATCAAGACTGCCGAACCCAGTTATCAGGGGAAGAGCTTGAGTGAGTGGTTGGGGGAATGTAACCCATACGAAGTTCCTTCGGTAGATGGTTCTTACCCCTCAACAAACAACGCATTTGCTTCAGCCATGCGAGCCATGGGCACCAATTCCTTGCCAATATTGATTGAATGGCTGCCCCCGAGGAATCCAACGGTGCAGAATTGGCTTATAAAAGCAAATAACAAACAAGATTTCATTCGCTTGCCAACTGGCTCCGACCCACGCACAAGCAGTTATCAAGCAGTTGCGGCAATAGCTGCCCTGGGACCATCCGCCAAACCAGCGATCCCGCAACTCGTCGAGTTGTTAAATCACACCAATGTCACAGTATATGCCACTGCTGCCTTGGTAGCCATTGGACCAGAGGCGCACCCAGTGATTTTGCAGGCATTGCGTCATACGAATAGCGCAGTCCGGGTGGCGGTCATTTGGGGGCTTGGGCAAATGCCGGGTGATAAAGAATTCGCTGTGCCCTCCCTGATCTCCCTGCTTAATGACAATGATACAGGGGTTCGTCGCCGTGCTGCTTTCCTGATAGGATGCATCCAAAGGAAGCCGGAAATAACCATTCCTGCGCTGCTTAAAGCTTTTCCGGATCCTGATCCCCATGTAAGCAGCCATTTGGCATTTGCACTTAGCCGATTCGGCACCAACGCCGTCGCAGCCTTGCCAGCATTACGGCAACTCCAGGCGCAAACCAATCTGGATTTTATAGAACAATTTTATATAAAGAATGCTCTCAGAAAAATCTCCCCCTCCGAATATCCACCCGCCACCAATATCGTTCGGACTCGACGCGGTCGGACGGCGCAGCCAGCCCCAAAGACGGAACCGGCCCCGCAATAA
- a CDS encoding immunoglobulin domain-containing protein: protein MSRCLRQIVYFMLIWIGCSVQADNFFPTNSTWRYFIGTTEASSPVDAWRQNTYNDASWSEGQAPIGYGDPGIVTGVPTSENGGYVSMFFRKSFNVPNPTAVSRLDLAVRVDDGYVAWINGVEVGRYNFSTNAPVYNATATNNIEPTWITNSITTNVAAYLVPGNNVIAIQVFNYSQPSVDLLFDAQLSTPGNAASPVITDIAPPADAILNQLSQITVTFSEGVTNIFPASLLINQAPATNMLRVASNQFTFQFTTPAAGNVDMTWNLTTNITDLASNAFAGLTWSYLLDFSASSNQLYINEFLAANKNSIRDEDGDASDWIEIFNGGALTANLTGWALTDEATNLVKWRFPNITLAPRAYLVVYASGKNRTNASAKLHANFQLDKGGEYLALVDPQTNVVSDFGGVYPPQSTDVSYGRVRGDLAHFGYFSMPSPGGPNMSSGGGFTTDIVFSRGSGTFTNTFQLTLNTADTNAQIRFVVGSTLPTESSPLYAGPITVSNTTVVRARAFAAGLLPGEVKSRSYIQMETATNTAAFNTDVPIVLLHSYGAGVLPTNGDSFVIVQVYEPKNGVAMFTNAPDLAMLGIYHVRGKSSYSFPKRNFFVELQDEYGDDKHVSFAGLPDQSDWVLYSIYQFDPSMMHNPMAHALFRQMGHYSANTSFAELFLHIGTNNPAIAPLTFSSNYNGLYVIEEKIKIGKNRVEIDKLLPEQTNATTITGGYLFDVDDPPTTFSVAGVSNVRSVDPSHIEMNSAERTAQKNYLNSYWTAFNTALNGTNWLNPTNGYRAFVDTPSWIDFHLNNFIVFNVDGLRLSSYFYKPRGDKLYQGPMWDFDRTQGSTDLRAYNPRLWRSGYSDCGTDFFSSGNTFGNAWYKRLFLDLDFFQAWIDRYHDLRRGAYSTTNVWAMIDSFANQARNGQSRDVVKWTINKPRYGTVNQVGLSYTFPNPGMYQGEVDFLKYWYANRFDFLDSQLARPPALSRAGGPITNLTLTVTTQVGQIYYTLNGTDPRASGGAISTNAILYTNAIVLTNNARVVARTYDTNYYYVYLGSNAPPTNSPWSGTVEATYVAQTPQFVVTEIMFNPAAPTNGSTNDASAYEYIELKNVGTNMLTLAGFHFTNGIYFDFSTGTVSQLAPGGYVLLVRNRNAFLSRYPGVTNIAGEYSGSLNNSGERLFLEGPLKEPILNFSYDNSWQAMADGNGFSLVLSNEYAPFYSLTNRASWRLSSTEGGSPGQVDAVVPSISPILVNELLSAPLTGGVDTVELYNPNASAVDISGWYLSDAFNNPRKYCFPASSILPANGYLVVNETAFNVGSNSFAFSSNGDDVWLYAGNTNHLLGYYHGFSFGNSEPGVTFGRYVTSTGEEQFVPQATATLGTNNTGPRVGPLVFTEIHYNPTLPGDAYVEIMNITTNVVPLYDPAAPTNTWNVHGLDFYFPTNVSLNPGQTLLVTGTNAATFQTVYGVNSNTLVFGPFAGGLQTNGETLKLERPGTPTTNDVPHYTVDEINYDVVAPWPAYATNGSSSLQRVKPEAYGNDPIAWKLATISPGMAPPVLVQSPISQTSNAASNVSLNAVVLAPLAPRYQWYFNSAPLTNATNATLSLANISCTNDGQYLVIATNPVGAVTSTVATLTIPGTALPSIVTSPQSQTNDMGNTVTLAMVPSLSCNPLRFQWLFNNNPLAGATNASLVITNVQLTNSGSYSVIMSNVAGKATSAIATLTILSLPVITGPPANQSVYPGQSASFGVTVTGSPPLMYQWYGKGILLAGETNTTLLLSDVQWEQSGNYQVVVSNTYGSVTSAPATLTVWIAPVITSQPQSRTNLVGTTASFAVTANGAPDQWYQWYKSVTSNQWSGINGATNSQLSISNCQLSDAGSYSMVVSNVLGSVTSAVAVLTVWQAPVITTQPQNQSNLLSATASFSVSAYGSPEPWYQWRFNATNVLANQTNSTLTQTNIQTTNAGNYSVVITNTAGVVTSAVATLTVLTPPTITQQPVGTSVYAGQSATFTVTAINPAPITYQWFGLGAGLSGQTNAILTLTNVQAAQEGEYFALAANAYGSATSSVALLALRILPPSSAPGYFYFANSSGSRIFHPTDTAGGATTNTSSLKSNTVPFGNLRISVYYGVGGGPLQTNLNDVRAWNWNGSNSGNAGISGNALLAETGKGIIGFGTLFGGQFSAGNTTLTAYRTDAAATYPMQVRGWDCNAGGGSPTWESFQQKLTAGTLPIGTLYGLSPIFNQTANASTSLSMPYWQLTTVMARSPVIAIQPLSQTNLMGTTANFSVSATGNPAPWYQWYKSVVSNQWSVISGATNYQWSISNCQLSDAGSYTVVITNVAGSVTSAVTALTVLGSPQITALTSTNQTVLWGSNAVFTVSASGSTPLYYYWYLNSNFASVVSAQVSVTNPAVSCGNQGDYYNVVVSNAYGTAIAGPAYLGVMDSRLPAFTPALVHVTNTVDKGSNATLTVGVLHTCNEAYRWYFGPDLLPTQTTPTLSLTNVGLSQAGTYSLALSNANGTALGTAMTLVVHYTVTKPTIKVEENKFTLAVEAEPGRAYWLEVRDSLSSGTWTVIRGVTNTSGSTQLLDTNAAAQHRFYRIGSALLP from the coding sequence ATGTCCCGTTGTTTGCGGCAAATTGTCTATTTCATGCTGATCTGGATCGGATGTTCCGTCCAGGCGGATAACTTTTTCCCCACCAATTCGACTTGGCGATATTTCATTGGCACCACCGAGGCTTCCTCCCCCGTGGATGCCTGGCGGCAGAACACGTACAACGACGCGAGTTGGAGCGAAGGCCAGGCGCCGATCGGGTATGGAGACCCGGGGATCGTCACAGGCGTGCCCACGAGCGAGAACGGCGGCTACGTGAGCATGTTTTTCCGAAAAAGTTTCAACGTACCCAACCCCACGGCGGTCAGCCGGCTGGATCTGGCAGTGCGGGTGGACGACGGTTATGTGGCGTGGATCAACGGGGTGGAAGTGGGGCGCTACAACTTTTCCACAAACGCACCGGTGTACAACGCTACGGCCACAAATAACATTGAGCCGACCTGGATTACGAATTCCATTACCACGAATGTGGCGGCGTATCTGGTCCCAGGCAATAATGTGATCGCCATCCAGGTGTTCAATTACAGTCAGCCAAGCGTGGATTTGTTATTTGATGCGCAGTTATCCACGCCGGGCAATGCGGCCTCCCCAGTGATCACGGATATTGCCCCGCCAGCCGATGCCATCCTCAACCAGTTGAGTCAGATCACGGTGACGTTCAGCGAGGGTGTGACGAATATTTTTCCGGCCAGTTTGCTGATCAACCAGGCCCCTGCCACAAATATGCTGCGCGTGGCCAGCAATCAGTTCACTTTTCAGTTTACCACGCCCGCCGCTGGGAACGTGGATATGACTTGGAACTTGACGACGAATATCACCGACCTAGCCAGCAATGCCTTCGCCGGTCTGACTTGGTCTTACTTGCTAGATTTCTCCGCGAGCTCGAATCAGCTCTATATCAATGAATTTCTAGCCGCGAACAAGAATTCCATCCGCGACGAAGACGGGGATGCCTCGGATTGGATCGAGATTTTCAACGGCGGGGCGCTGACCGCCAACCTCACGGGCTGGGCGCTAACGGATGAGGCCACGAATCTGGTAAAGTGGCGCTTCCCAAATATCACACTCGCACCGCGCGCGTACCTAGTGGTGTACGCATCGGGGAAGAATCGCACGAATGCGAGCGCGAAATTGCACGCGAATTTCCAGTTGGATAAGGGGGGGGAATATCTGGCGTTGGTGGACCCGCAGACAAATGTGGTTTCGGATTTCGGGGGCGTGTATCCGCCGCAGAGCACCGACGTTTCGTATGGGCGCGTGCGCGGGGACTTGGCGCACTTCGGGTATTTTTCCATGCCGTCCCCCGGCGGGCCGAATATGTCCTCGGGCGGCGGGTTTACGACGGACATTGTGTTTTCGCGCGGTAGCGGAACGTTTACGAACACCTTCCAGTTGACGCTGAACACGGCTGATACGAACGCGCAGATCCGCTTTGTGGTCGGCTCAACCTTGCCGACGGAGAGTTCGCCGCTGTATGCGGGGCCGATCACCGTCTCGAACACCACCGTGGTGCGGGCGCGCGCGTTCGCCGCCGGGTTGCTGCCCGGTGAAGTCAAGAGCCGCAGCTATATTCAGATGGAAACCGCCACGAATACCGCCGCGTTTAATACGGATGTGCCGATTGTGCTGCTGCACAGCTACGGCGCGGGCGTGCTGCCCACCAACGGGGATTCTTTTGTCATCGTGCAGGTGTACGAACCGAAGAATGGCGTGGCGATGTTCACGAATGCGCCCGATCTAGCCATGCTCGGGATTTACCATGTGCGCGGGAAAAGCAGCTACTCGTTCCCGAAGCGGAACTTTTTCGTCGAGCTGCAGGATGAATACGGGGATGACAAACATGTGTCATTTGCGGGGTTGCCGGATCAGTCCGATTGGGTGCTGTATTCCATTTATCAATTTGATCCCTCCATGATGCACAATCCCATGGCGCACGCTCTGTTCCGACAGATGGGACATTATTCCGCGAACACCAGCTTTGCGGAGCTATTTTTGCACATCGGTACCAACAACCCCGCGATTGCACCACTGACCTTCTCCAGCAACTATAACGGACTGTACGTCATCGAGGAGAAAATCAAAATTGGGAAAAATCGGGTGGAAATTGACAAGCTGCTGCCCGAGCAAACCAACGCGACGACCATCACCGGCGGGTATTTATTCGACGTGGACGATCCGCCCACCACGTTTTCAGTCGCCGGGGTCAGCAATGTGCGATCCGTGGACCCCTCGCACATTGAGATGAACAGTGCCGAACGCACCGCCCAGAAGAATTACTTGAATAGTTACTGGACGGCCTTCAACACCGCCCTGAATGGGACCAACTGGCTCAACCCCACCAACGGCTACCGCGCGTTTGTCGATACACCTTCCTGGATTGATTTTCATTTAAACAATTTTATCGTCTTCAATGTGGACGGACTGCGGCTGAGTTCGTATTTTTACAAGCCGCGCGGCGACAAATTATACCAAGGGCCAATGTGGGACTTCGACCGCACCCAGGGTTCGACCGATCTGCGCGCCTATAATCCCCGGCTCTGGCGCAGCGGGTATTCGGATTGCGGCACGGATTTTTTCAGCAGCGGCAACACCTTTGGTAATGCGTGGTACAAGCGATTGTTTTTGGACCTCGACTTTTTCCAAGCGTGGATTGACCGCTACCATGACCTCCGCCGCGGCGCGTATTCCACCACAAATGTCTGGGCCATGATTGACAGCTTCGCCAATCAGGCCCGTAACGGCCAGTCCCGCGACGTTGTCAAATGGACCATCAATAAACCGCGCTATGGAACCGTGAATCAGGTCGGGCTTTCCTATACTTTCCCCAATCCCGGCATGTATCAGGGCGAGGTGGACTTCCTGAAATACTGGTACGCCAACCGCTTTGACTTCCTCGACAGTCAACTGGCGCGCCCCCCAGCCCTGAGCCGCGCGGGCGGACCGATTACCAATTTGACTCTGACCGTGACAACGCAGGTTGGGCAGATTTATTACACGCTCAACGGCACGGACCCCCGCGCCTCCGGCGGCGCGATCAGCACCAACGCCATCCTTTACACAAATGCCATCGTACTCACGAATAATGCTCGCGTTGTGGCCCGTACATACGACACCAATTACTATTACGTGTATCTCGGCAGTAACGCTCCCCCCACCAACAGCCCATGGTCCGGCACCGTGGAAGCGACCTACGTTGCACAAACCCCGCAATTCGTGGTAACGGAAATCATGTTTAATCCGGCAGCGCCGACGAATGGCAGCACAAATGACGCCAGCGCGTATGAATACATTGAGCTGAAAAATGTCGGCACGAACATGTTAACCCTGGCGGGCTTCCACTTCACGAACGGGATTTACTTTGATTTCTCCACGGGCACCGTCAGCCAATTGGCCCCCGGCGGCTATGTGCTGCTGGTGCGCAATCGCAACGCGTTTCTCAGCCGTTATCCGGGCGTGACGAACATTGCCGGGGAATATTCCGGGAGTTTGAATAATAGCGGCGAACGGCTGTTCCTGGAAGGGCCGCTGAAAGAGCCGATTCTGAATTTTAGCTATGATAATTCCTGGCAGGCGATGGCGGATGGCAACGGTTTTTCACTGGTGCTCAGCAATGAATATGCTCCGTTTTATTCCTTAACCAATCGCGCCAGTTGGCGCTTGAGCAGCACGGAGGGAGGTTCGCCCGGACAGGTGGACGCGGTCGTGCCGAGCATTAGCCCCATCCTAGTTAATGAACTGCTGTCCGCACCCCTGACCGGCGGGGTGGATACCGTGGAATTATATAACCCTAACGCCTCGGCGGTGGACATCAGCGGCTGGTATCTCTCGGATGCGTTTAATAATCCCCGCAAGTACTGTTTTCCTGCCAGCAGCATTCTGCCAGCCAACGGCTACCTGGTGGTGAATGAGACCGCATTTAATGTGGGCAGCAACTCCTTTGCCTTTTCATCCAATGGCGACGATGTCTGGCTCTATGCCGGCAACACCAACCATTTGCTGGGCTATTATCACGGGTTTTCCTTTGGTAACTCCGAGCCCGGTGTGACCTTCGGGCGATATGTGACCAGCACGGGCGAAGAACAATTTGTGCCCCAAGCCACCGCGACACTGGGTACAAACAATACGGGCCCGCGTGTCGGCCCACTGGTGTTCACCGAGATCCATTATAATCCCACATTGCCGGGAGATGCCTACGTGGAAATCATGAATATCACGACCAATGTGGTCCCATTGTACGACCCCGCTGCCCCTACCAACACCTGGAACGTGCATGGCCTGGATTTTTACTTCCCCACCAATGTTTCGCTAAATCCCGGCCAGACACTGCTGGTCACGGGAACTAATGCCGCCACGTTTCAGACTGTGTATGGCGTGAACAGCAACACCCTGGTGTTCGGACCATTCGCTGGCGGTCTGCAAACCAACGGCGAAACCTTGAAGTTGGAACGTCCCGGAACACCCACGACTAACGATGTTCCCCATTACACGGTGGATGAGATCAACTACGATGTGGTCGCACCTTGGCCGGCCTACGCCACTAATGGGAGCAGTTCATTGCAACGAGTGAAGCCGGAAGCCTACGGCAATGATCCAATAGCCTGGAAACTGGCGACGATCTCTCCGGGGATGGCCCCGCCCGTATTGGTGCAATCCCCAATATCGCAAACCAGCAACGCAGCAAGCAATGTGAGTTTGAATGCCGTCGTGTTGGCACCGTTAGCCCCGCGTTATCAATGGTATTTCAATTCCGCTCCGCTGACCAATGCCACTAACGCCACATTGAGCCTCGCCAACATTAGCTGCACCAACGACGGCCAGTATCTGGTGATCGCCACAAACCCGGTTGGGGCCGTGACCAGTACCGTAGCCACATTGACCATTCCAGGTACCGCGCTGCCCAGCATTGTCACCTCCCCTCAATCACAAACGAATGACATGGGAAATACGGTCACACTCGCCATGGTGCCCTCTCTGTCTTGCAATCCACTTCGCTTCCAATGGCTCTTCAATAACAATCCCCTGGCTGGCGCCACCAATGCCTCGCTGGTGATAACGAATGTCCAACTGACCAACAGCGGCTCTTACTCCGTTATCATGAGTAATGTGGCGGGGAAAGCGACCAGCGCAATCGCGACGCTGACCATTCTGTCGTTACCGGTTATCACGGGGCCTCCGGCCAATCAATCCGTTTACCCGGGCCAAAGCGCGAGTTTTGGTGTGACTGTCACAGGCTCACCCCCCTTGATGTATCAATGGTATGGCAAGGGCATCCTGCTGGCTGGAGAAACCAACACAACACTGCTTTTAAGTGATGTTCAGTGGGAGCAAAGTGGAAACTATCAGGTGGTCGTGAGTAATACCTATGGCAGTGTCACCAGTGCGCCGGCAACGTTGACCGTTTGGATCGCCCCGGTAATTACCAGCCAACCGCAGAGCCGGACCAATCTGGTGGGAACCACCGCCAGCTTTGCCGTAACTGCCAATGGTGCGCCTGATCAATGGTATCAGTGGTACAAATCCGTGACCAGTAACCAGTGGTCAGGCATCAATGGCGCGACCAATTCTCAATTATCAATTTCCAATTGCCAATTGAGTGACGCCGGTAGCTACTCAATGGTGGTCTCCAATGTCCTCGGTTCAGTAACCAGTGCAGTGGCGGTATTGACAGTGTGGCAGGCACCAGTGATCACCACCCAACCCCAGAACCAATCGAATCTCCTGAGCGCAACCGCCAGCTTTTCGGTTTCCGCATACGGTTCGCCCGAGCCATGGTATCAATGGCGGTTCAATGCCACCAATGTGCTGGCCAACCAAACCAACTCTACCTTGACCCAGACCAACATCCAGACAACGAACGCCGGTAATTATTCGGTGGTGATCACCAACACGGCAGGCGTGGTAACCAGCGCCGTGGCGACACTGACAGTCCTGACTCCCCCAACCATCACCCAACAACCGGTGGGCACATCCGTCTATGCGGGACAAAGTGCCACCTTCACGGTAACCGCCATCAACCCGGCTCCGATTACCTACCAGTGGTTCGGCTTGGGCGCAGGGCTATCCGGACAAACCAACGCCATCCTGACCCTTACCAATGTGCAGGCCGCACAGGAAGGCGAATACTTTGCCCTGGCGGCCAATGCGTATGGATCAGCCACCAGCAGCGTGGCCCTGTTGGCGTTGCGCATCCTGCCGCCTAGTTCGGCTCCCGGATATTTTTACTTTGCAAACAGCTCTGGTAGCCGCATCTTTCACCCCACCGACACGGCGGGCGGGGCGACAACAAACACTTCGTCACTTAAGAGTAATACCGTCCCCTTTGGCAATCTGCGAATATCGGTCTATTACGGTGTGGGTGGCGGACCGTTGCAAACCAACCTGAACGATGTGCGCGCCTGGAACTGGAACGGCTCGAATAGCGGCAATGCGGGGATTTCCGGCAACGCATTGCTGGCGGAAACGGGCAAGGGAATCATCGGGTTTGGCACTTTGTTTGGCGGGCAGTTTTCCGCTGGAAACACAACTCTTACCGCCTATCGCACAGATGCCGCCGCCACCTACCCGATGCAGGTGCGCGGCTGGGATTGCAACGCGGGCGGGGGAAGTCCGACTTGGGAATCGTTCCAGCAAAAGCTGACGGCGGGAACCTTGCCCATCGGCACGCTCTACGGACTTTCTCCGATCTTTAACCAGACGGCAAATGCGTCCACGTCATTGTCAATGCCGTATTGGCAATTGACGACGGTGATGGCACGTTCACCCGTAATTGCCATCCAACCGCTGAGCCAGACTAACCTGATGGGAACGACGGCAAACTTTAGTGTGTCGGCGACCGGCAATCCGGCACCCTGGTATCAGTGGTACAAATCAGTGGTCAGTAACCAGTGGTCCGTCATCAGTGGCGCGACCAATTATCAATGGTCCATTTCCAATTGTCAGTTGAGTGACGCTGGCAGTTACACGGTTGTCATTACCAATGTAGCCGGCTCCGTGACCAGTGCTGTGACGGCCTTGACTGTCCTGGGTTCGCCACAGATTACCGCCTTAACCTCAACCAACCAGACCGTGCTCTGGGGCAGCAACGCGGTGTTCACGGTTTCCGCCTCCGGTTCCACGCCACTCTATTATTACTGGTATCTTAACTCGAACTTTGCTTCGGTGGTCAGCGCGCAAGTGAGCGTGACCAATCCGGCGGTGAGTTGCGGCAACCAAGGGGATTACTATAATGTCGTGGTCAGCAATGCGTATGGCACCGCCATCGCTGGGCCCGCCTATCTCGGCGTCATGGACAGCCGGTTGCCGGCCTTCACCCCGGCCTTGGTGCATGTCACCAACACCGTGGACAAAGGTTCCAATGCGACCCTGACTGTGGGGGTATTGCACACCTGCAATGAGGCGTATCGCTGGTATTTCGGCCCCGATTTGTTGCCGACGCAGACAACCCCGACCTTATCCCTGACCAATGTGGGGCTGAGTCAGGCGGGCACCT